AACTTTCAAAAGTTCTATTCATATTTTACACCTCATTAAATTATAAAGTTTATATTACTTTTAAAGTGATATACTACCATAACGATTTGATTTATATTTCTCTTTTGTTTTTTATCTAGATCTCAACAATAATATTTATTTTTTCTTCATTGTATATTAAAAACTGTATTAATGCTGTTTTAAAATCCGTTCGATCAATAATTTTGCAATATTTAACTTTTTGTTGTTCAAATGTAAAATGTTTTGACACAAAAATAATACTTCTTTATTTTGAAGTGTCAATTTTTTTACCTAACTTACTTGTGCATTTTAAATATTATTTTTAATAATAATAAATTCTTTTTTACCCTTTTTTAAAATAGCATATTTATTATCAAAATTATTAAATGTAATTTTTTGATTCTCATCTTCTATTTGGTTTGAATCAATGCTTAGAGCTTTATTATTTAAAAATTCTCTAAATTCTCTTCTACTGCTTAATATTTTATTTTCAACTATAAAATCAATAATAGATTCATTTTTATATTCAAATGTTCTTAAAAAACCTTGTAATAAGTTAATATCTTCTAATGTTAAATCTAAAATATTATTTTTAAATAATTTATCAGAAATTTCAACACATTTTTGAGCTGTTTCTTTTCCGTGAATAATAGCTGTAGTTTCAAAAGCAAGAGTTTTTTGAGCTAATCTTAACTTGGGATTTTTAGTATGTTCATATATGATGTTTTTTATTTCAGAAGTTTCTAAAAAAGTAAGTCAATTCAATAATTTTTCAACATCATTATCACTTTGATTTAATAAATATTGATAAACATTATAAGGGCTGGTTAATTCTTTATCTAATCATAAACTACCACCACCAGAACTTTTTCCTATTTTATTACCATTAGCATCTGTTAAAAGATTACTAGTAATTGCCAATGCTAAATGATCATCTCCATGAAAATTTTTAATAAATTCTAATCCTGTTGTTATATTTCCTCATTGGTCACTTCCACCCATTTGTATGCAAACATTTTCATTTTCATATAAATATTTAAAATCTCAACCTTGAATTAATTGATAGGAAAATTCAGTAAATGTCATACCATGTGCTAATCTTTGCTTAACAGAATCTTTTGCTAACATATAATTTATATTAATTTTTGTTCCAACAAGTTTTAAAAAGTCAGCTATGTGCATATTTTTATAAAACTCTAAATTATCAATAACTTCAAGCCCAAAACTTTCAAGTTGTTTAATTATATGATTTTTGTTATCTAAAAGTGTCTTGGCATCTAAAAATTTTCTTTCACTATCTCTAAAACTTGGATCACCAATCATTCCAGTAATTCCACCAACTAAAGCAATTGCTCTATAACCTTGCTTTTTAAATCTCATTAAATTAATGATATGAATAAAATTACCTAAATGTAAGCTTTTAGCAGTAGGATCAAAACCAGTATAAATTGCATGATTTGTGTTGATTTTGTTTAATTTCTCAGTATTTGAAATATCTTTTAGTATTTTTCTTTCAATTAAATCATCAATAACTTTTTTCATAAAACTCCTTTAATATAATAATTTTATATTAAATTTATACATTTTTATTTAGATAATATAAATAAAAAAATATTAACTCTAAGGTTAATATTAAATTATTTAATAAATGTTTAATTATCTTAGTTAGAAGATGCTAATTTTTGTGCTCTTCTTAAGTCACGTGCTTGTTCTTTTGCTAATTTTTTAGCTCTTTTTTCTGCACGAACTTTATTTCTTAGTCTAATTTCTTTACGCATATTAAGCCTCCTAAAATGTTATAAATAATATTATAAATGATAAAGCAATTATTTTGCTTTTTTAAGAGCAGAATTGATTAATTCATCTACATCTAATCATTCAGCTCTTTTGATTGTTTCTTCGCTATTTTGTTTTGGTTTTTGTTCTAAAAGAACAGGTTTTTCTATTTCTTTTGGTATTTCTTTTTTTGGTTTTTCTAATTGAATATTTTCGGTGTCATTATATAAAAAATCTTTTGAATTAGAATCTATGTTTTTATTATAAATAAATCTACCTAAATTATTGATACTTATTTTTGGATTGCTAAAGTTTTCTTGTACATTAGAAGTTGAAATATTATTTGTATTATAAACATTAATTTTATTTTCATTATCTAAGTAATAAAATTCTAAGTTTTTTTGGAATTTTAAAGCATCTATTACTGAAAATGGTACTGTTTTTAAAGGTCAATACAACACTTTTGCGACATTTTGTCTTTTTACTTCTTTAATGTTTTTAGCAGCAATTCTTTTAAATTGTCCACGATTATTTGCAAGAATTAATTCATCTTCATCACTTAATAATTCAATTTTGTTAACTGAATTTTCAAATAATTTCACAGCAGTAATTCCGCTTGCTTTTAAAGAATAAATTGGTATTTGAGTTTCATCAAAAAAATGATATAAACCATCATTCAAAATAAAAATAACTTTTTTATCATTTGTTGATATTTTAACATCAATAATTTCATCATTTGATTTTATTTTCATGCAATTGAATTTTCGTGCAGTTGTTTGCGAAAATTCTGCTAACTTAACTTTTTTAGCGGCACCTCGTTTAGAAACTGCTAAAAATAATAAATTAAGTGATAAATCTTCAATGTTAAATACACTTATAATTTTTTCATTATCAGATAATTTTACATAATCACTTATATGATAACCTAAATCTTTTCAACCTGAATCTTTTAATGTAAATGCATCTAAAATAAAATAATTACCTTGTGATGTAAAACACAGTAATTTTGAGTGCGAATTAATGTTTGAAATATACTGAATTACATCATTTTCTTTAATACCAAATGTGCTAATTTCGTTAGCTGAATATATTTTCTGTGAAATTTTTTTAATGTATCCATCAACTGTTACATAACATCAAAAATCTTCACTTTTTACTAAATCTTTTTCATTTATATTAATTTCAATATTTTCAGCAGAAATTTCACTGCGTCTTTTGATTCCATATGTTTGTTTTATATTAACTAAAAGATCAATTAAATATTTTTTAAAGTCTTCTTCATTGTTTAATAAATTAGAAATTCTAGAAATTTCTGATTCTAATCTAATTTTTTCTTCTAAATATTGTTGTTGATCCATTTTTGATAATCTATATAAACGTAATTCAGCAATTGCAGTCGCTTGAATTTCTGTAAAATCAAAAATTTTGATTAAATTTTCAATAACACCTTTTTTAGAATTATCTGAATTTTTAATTACTTCAATAACTTGATCAGATATTTCAGATACTTTAATAAATCCCAAAATAATTTCTAATCTTTTTGATAATTTTTCAAAATCATATTGAAGACTTAATTGTTCACAATTTTTTAAATGTTCGATATAAATTTCTAAAAGTTCTTTAATTCCTAATAATTTAGGTGCATTATCTGAAATAGCAACCATATTGTAGTTATAATAAACTTTTAAATCTGTTTTTTGGTATAAAAAATCTAAAATAGCTTTTGCATTTGTGTCTTTTTCTAGTTCAATATAAATACAAATACCTTCACGATTAGATTGATCTCTTACTTCTTTAATACCATTAATAGTTTTATTAATAATTAAATTTTGAATTTGTTTAACTAGTTCGATTTTTATAACACCATAAGGAATTTCTTTAACTTCAAGGCCGATTATTCCATTATTTTTATTAGTATCAAAATTTATTTTTGAATAAATTGAAATTTTACCTTTTCCAGTTTCAAAAGCTTCTTTAAAACCATCAATGTCACTTATTGTAGCACCAGTAGGAAAATCAGGACCTTTAATAATTTTTTGTAATTTTTGTAAGGTAATTTCTGGGTTTTTAATAATTTCAATACTTGCATCTAAAAGCTCATTTAAATTATGTGGTGGAATATCAGTTGCATAACCTTCTGCAATACCTTTTGCACCATTTGCAAGCAGATTAGGAAATAATGCAGGTAATACAGTGGGTTCATAC
The nucleotide sequence above comes from Mycoplasma zalophi. Encoded proteins:
- the parC gene encoding DNA topoisomerase IV subunit A; amino-acid sequence: MAKIKNNEIIEKIINQSLDTIMSQGFSRYSKYIIQQRAIPDARDGLKPVQRRILFSMFQMNLTHDKPFKKSARVVGEVIGKYHPHGDSSIYEALIRMSQEWKMALPVVEMHGNKGSIDDDPAAAMRYTETRLEKISSLLLGNIDKKIVSFVPNFDDSEYEPTVLPALFPNLLANGAKGIAEGYATDIPPHNLNELLDASIEIIKNPEITLQKLQKIIKGPDFPTGATISDIDGFKEAFETGKGKISIYSKINFDTNKNNGIIGLEVKEIPYGVIKIELVKQIQNLIINKTINGIKEVRDQSNREGICIYIELEKDTNAKAILDFLYQKTDLKVYYNYNMVAISDNAPKLLGIKELLEIYIEHLKNCEQLSLQYDFEKLSKRLEIILGFIKVSEISDQVIEVIKNSDNSKKGVIENLIKIFDFTEIQATAIAELRLYRLSKMDQQQYLEEKIRLESEISRISNLLNNEEDFKKYLIDLLVNIKQTYGIKRRSEISAENIEININEKDLVKSEDFWCYVTVDGYIKKISQKIYSANEISTFGIKENDVIQYISNINSHSKLLCFTSQGNYFILDAFTLKDSGWKDLGYHISDYVKLSDNEKIISVFNIEDLSLNLLFLAVSKRGAAKKVKLAEFSQTTARKFNCMKIKSNDEIIDVKISTNDKKVIFILNDGLYHFFDETQIPIYSLKASGITAVKLFENSVNKIELLSDEDELILANNRGQFKRIAAKNIKEVKRQNVAKVLYWPLKTVPFSVIDALKFQKNLEFYYLDNENKINVYNTNNISTSNVQENFSNPKISINNLGRFIYNKNIDSNSKDFLYNDTENIQLEKPKKEIPKEIEKPVLLEQKPKQNSEETIKRAEWLDVDELINSALKKAK
- the tyrS gene encoding tyrosine--tRNA ligase — encoded protein: MKKVIDDLIERKILKDISNTEKLNKINTNHAIYTGFDPTAKSLHLGNFIHIINLMRFKKQGYRAIALVGGITGMIGDPSFRDSERKFLDAKTLLDNKNHIIKQLESFGLEVIDNLEFYKNMHIADFLKLVGTKININYMLAKDSVKQRLAHGMTFTEFSYQLIQGWDFKYLYENENVCIQMGGSDQWGNITTGLEFIKNFHGDDHLALAITSNLLTDANGNKIGKSSGGGSLWLDKELTSPYNVYQYLLNQSDNDVEKLLNWLTFLETSEIKNIIYEHTKNPKLRLAQKTLAFETTAIIHGKETAQKCVEISDKLFKNNILDLTLEDINLLQGFLRTFEYKNESIIDFIVENKILSSRREFREFLNNKALSIDSNQIEDENQKITFNNFDNKYAILKKGKKEFIIIKNNI